One segment of Cyprinus carpio isolate SPL01 chromosome B20, ASM1834038v1, whole genome shotgun sequence DNA contains the following:
- the eef1db gene encoding eukaryotic translation elongation factor 1 delta b (guanine nucleotide exchange protein) isoform X6: MTAAECLAQERIWFDKPRYDEAERQFYERMNGPTQPKQDTGANSILQDIARARENIQKSLAGLKTTLQPSRGSAPKISNPSHHSSPSGGGGAADYGELAARMKDLELENQSLHKVVQELRSALSKVESRVSALEKRTTAPTVNGTAPTAPQKAPPAPAKQEEEDEDEDEIDLFGSDEEVDEEAERLKEQRLQEYAAKKAKKPALIAKSSILLDVKPWDDETDMAKLEECVRSVQVDGLLWGASKLVPVGYGIKKLQINCVVEDDKVGTDFLEEEITKFEDYVQSVDVAAFNKI; the protein is encoded by the exons ATGACTGCAGCAGAGTGTTTGGCGCAGGAGAGGATCTGGTTCGATAAGCCACGTTACGATGAAGCAGAGCGGCAATTTTACGAGCGGATGAATGGTCCCACGCAGCCCAAACAA GACACTGGAGCTAACAGCATCCTTCAGGACATCGCAAGAGCTCGAGAAAACATCCAGAAATCTCTCGCTGGG CTGAAGACTACCTTGCAGCCAAGTAGAGGCTCCGCCCCTAAAATATCAAACCCCTCCCACCACTCGTCtcct agcgGCGGAGGCGGCGCTGCTGATTACGGGGAGCTCGCGGCACGCATGAAGGACCTGGAGCTGGAGAACCAGAGTCTACACAAAG TGGTGCAGGAGCTGCGTTCTGCTCTCAGTAAGGTGGAGAGTCGCGTGTCAGCACTGGAGAAGCGGACAACAGCGCCAACCGTTAACGGCACCGCTCCCACCGCTCCTCAGAAAGCCCCGCCCGCTCCGGCGAaacaggaggaggaagatgaggatgaggaCGAGATTGATCTGTTCGGCAGCGATGAAGAGGTGGACGAGGAGGCCGAGAGACTGAAGGAGCAGCGGCTGCAGGAATACGCAGCCAAAAAGGCCAAAAAACCCGCCCTCATCGCTAAATCTTCCATCCTGTTAGACGTCAAACCG TGGGACGACGAGACGGACATGGCCAAGCTGGAGGAGTGTGTGCGGTCGGTGCAGGTGGACGGGTTGCTGTGGGGAGCCTCCAAACTGGTTCCTGTGGGTTACGGCATCAAGAAACTGCAGATCAACTGCGTGGTGGAGGACGACAAGGTGGGAACAGACTTCCTGGAGGAGGAGATCACCAAGTTTGAGGACTAC GTTCAGAGTGTGGATGTTGCGGCGTTCAACAagatctaa
- the eef1db gene encoding eukaryotic translation elongation factor 1 delta b (guanine nucleotide exchange protein) isoform X5 codes for MTAAECLAQERIWFDKPRYDEAERQFYERMNGPTQPKQSQDTGANSILQDIARARENIQKSLAGLKTTLQPSRGSAPKISNPSHHSSPSGGGGAADYGELAARMKDLELENQSLHKVVQELRSALSKVESRVSALEKRTTAPTVNGTAPTAPQKAPPAPAKQEEEDEDEDEIDLFGSDEEVDEEAERLKEQRLQEYAAKKAKKPALIAKSSILLDVKPWDDETDMAKLEECVRSVQVDGLLWGASKLVPVGYGIKKLQINCVVEDDKVGTDFLEEEITKFEDYVQSVDVAAFNKI; via the exons ATGACTGCAGCAGAGTGTTTGGCGCAGGAGAGGATCTGGTTCGATAAGCCACGTTACGATGAAGCAGAGCGGCAATTTTACGAGCGGATGAATGGTCCCACGCAGCCCAAACAA TCTCAGGACACTGGAGCTAACAGCATCCTTCAGGACATCGCAAGAGCTCGAGAAAACATCCAGAAATCTCTCGCTGGG CTGAAGACTACCTTGCAGCCAAGTAGAGGCTCCGCCCCTAAAATATCAAACCCCTCCCACCACTCGTCtcct agcgGCGGAGGCGGCGCTGCTGATTACGGGGAGCTCGCGGCACGCATGAAGGACCTGGAGCTGGAGAACCAGAGTCTACACAAAG TGGTGCAGGAGCTGCGTTCTGCTCTCAGTAAGGTGGAGAGTCGCGTGTCAGCACTGGAGAAGCGGACAACAGCGCCAACCGTTAACGGCACCGCTCCCACCGCTCCTCAGAAAGCCCCGCCCGCTCCGGCGAaacaggaggaggaagatgaggatgaggaCGAGATTGATCTGTTCGGCAGCGATGAAGAGGTGGACGAGGAGGCCGAGAGACTGAAGGAGCAGCGGCTGCAGGAATACGCAGCCAAAAAGGCCAAAAAACCCGCCCTCATCGCTAAATCTTCCATCCTGTTAGACGTCAAACCG TGGGACGACGAGACGGACATGGCCAAGCTGGAGGAGTGTGTGCGGTCGGTGCAGGTGGACGGGTTGCTGTGGGGAGCCTCCAAACTGGTTCCTGTGGGTTACGGCATCAAGAAACTGCAGATCAACTGCGTGGTGGAGGACGACAAGGTGGGAACAGACTTCCTGGAGGAGGAGATCACCAAGTTTGAGGACTAC GTTCAGAGTGTGGATGTTGCGGCGTTCAACAagatctaa
- the eef1db gene encoding eukaryotic translation elongation factor 1 delta b (guanine nucleotide exchange protein) isoform X7, whose protein sequence is MTAAECLAQERIWFDKPRYDEAERQFYERMNGPTQPKQDTGANSILQDIARARENIQKSLAGSGGGGAADYGELAARMKDLELENQSLHKVVQELRSALSKVESRVSALEKRTTAPTVNGTAPTAPQKAPPAPAKQEEEDEDEDEIDLFGSDEEVDEEAERLKEQRLQEYAAKKAKKPALIAKSSILLDVKPWDDETDMAKLEECVRSVQVDGLLWGASKLVPVGYGIKKLQINCVVEDDKVGTDFLEEEITKFEDYVQSVDVAAFNKI, encoded by the exons ATGACTGCAGCAGAGTGTTTGGCGCAGGAGAGGATCTGGTTCGATAAGCCACGTTACGATGAAGCAGAGCGGCAATTTTACGAGCGGATGAATGGTCCCACGCAGCCCAAACAA GACACTGGAGCTAACAGCATCCTTCAGGACATCGCAAGAGCTCGAGAAAACATCCAGAAATCTCTCGCTGGG agcgGCGGAGGCGGCGCTGCTGATTACGGGGAGCTCGCGGCACGCATGAAGGACCTGGAGCTGGAGAACCAGAGTCTACACAAAG TGGTGCAGGAGCTGCGTTCTGCTCTCAGTAAGGTGGAGAGTCGCGTGTCAGCACTGGAGAAGCGGACAACAGCGCCAACCGTTAACGGCACCGCTCCCACCGCTCCTCAGAAAGCCCCGCCCGCTCCGGCGAaacaggaggaggaagatgaggatgaggaCGAGATTGATCTGTTCGGCAGCGATGAAGAGGTGGACGAGGAGGCCGAGAGACTGAAGGAGCAGCGGCTGCAGGAATACGCAGCCAAAAAGGCCAAAAAACCCGCCCTCATCGCTAAATCTTCCATCCTGTTAGACGTCAAACCG TGGGACGACGAGACGGACATGGCCAAGCTGGAGGAGTGTGTGCGGTCGGTGCAGGTGGACGGGTTGCTGTGGGGAGCCTCCAAACTGGTTCCTGTGGGTTACGGCATCAAGAAACTGCAGATCAACTGCGTGGTGGAGGACGACAAGGTGGGAACAGACTTCCTGGAGGAGGAGATCACCAAGTTTGAGGACTAC GTTCAGAGTGTGGATGTTGCGGCGTTCAACAagatctaa